Within the Enoplosus armatus isolate fEnoArm2 chromosome 9, fEnoArm2.hap1, whole genome shotgun sequence genome, the region tataaaataattagGATAAAAGGAGGAGTAAATTTATACAGAGTACAATGGAGAAAGTAAAAGAAGTAACGAGGAGGAGGCTGGACAGACCTGAGTTTCTTGTGGGAAAACAATATATGACTTGAGTTATGCAAGACAGTTTCATCAACTAGTATTGAAATCCTGTTTTTCAAGCGTTGTTCAGATTTATATGCAGTCAGCTTGTGTGCAGTCATATGTCTGAGGGCATACGGCACAACTTTTTTAGTGCACATTTGTTGAACCATGACAGTTGCAGCATgactctttgttttatttagattcaaattcattaaacaaatgtgacaTCATCAATGAACACAAATAGCAATTAAAACcttcaactttaaaatgaaaagatttcACACTTTCAAGTGAGCagtgaaaaatattattttcatgaaacacagcaaagcaaTTATATTCTTAGATATACTTCTTACATGTTTTCCATGTACTTATTTCACAGTGGTTCAGGTATCTGGGCAGTTAAGTAACTTGACACCTTCAAATACTATAAAATCAGGTAAACACCAACCACCTATCTTCAGGCACTCTTGCACCAGTTGAGAGATTTTCAGGGTCTATTATCAGATCCTGTCTAGTGCAACAGGGTAAAGCTTCTTAAGTGTTATAATATTCATGTACACCTCATTCAGATTATCATTGCCCTGTCTGATTGAGAGCCTTGCAAAGAGGTAAATCttgatttccttttctttaactTAACTTATAAAAAACCCTCTTCTGCTTACTGAAATCCATATGTCAAAGAGTCATTTCCTACTTCAAATCACAGCACATGGCTTTATGGAACACACTGCCAATGAGCAACTTCCCCCCATAGGTCGCCGCTACAGAGGAGCCTATGATCACATGGCCATCGTCAGCGTACACCTGAGTCACCACTGGCTGATCAGAGTGAATGTTCTGGATGTTGATGACCTGAAGAAAACATAATCATGAGAAACAAAGAATTATAACAAGATGAATAAGTGTAAATACTCCGATCAGTAGTTTAGGTAAGCAAAATATTGCAGAAATAGCAAAATAGACTTTAGTCTGCGGACTAACCTCCGATCCAGGTGGGTCTTTGGGGTCAAAAATGAATGCTTTCCATCCATTGGGGTGACAGCCTAACCACAGGTCACCAGTTTCAGGGTCAACTTCAACGTTGTCACAGAGTGAACCTACAGCCACAGACTGGTGAAGGTGTCGTAGATATGGTTATAATCATACATTCATCATGGTGTATTGATTACCTTAAATGACTTCCTTGCCTTATTGTTTAGCATCAGTGTATATTAGTTTTGCAGCGCTTTAACCACATTACGTGAAGAATATTTGCTATTTGTGCCTactcttatttttctttcaaagtaAAGCTGAAAAATGAGAATCCGTATAACACTTCAAGTTACCTCCAGTAAAGAAGTAACTGTTAGTTTACAGCAACAGCCTTTACCAACTCCATTCCTTCATCAttgtatattaatataaaaactgTCACAATTAATATTAAAGGGTATGCATCATGTAAAAACAAGATATACTCAAATAATGCTGTAAGTTTCctttaaaaaggacatttattcatgcatttattctgAAAGTAATGTCAATTAGAGCTGGTTAATGATTCTGCATTTGTTGACTAATAATGGAATTGTATCAAGATGATATGATCAGAGTGTGTTATTGTTTCACAAATTTCTGTTGTCTAAATAAATTATTCCCAtacatttgtaattaaaaatgaaaacatgagtttttgaagtttttttttaaagtgaagaaTTGTGTCCAGTATAGTGGAACAAAGTCAATAAACATCAATGTGATTATTTGATATCTTATTTTGCATACCTTAGCCATACTGTCACAtcaatattggacaaattttaCTAATATTGTGATGATTAACATCATGATATTGAATTTACCCATACTCCCCAGCCCTAATGTCTCCATATTAAGAAACGTATATACAAGTATTACACCTTACACATTTGTATTGCGTAGTATAttagtataataataacaacgtATACTTATTAAAGCTGATGAAGCATACTAATTAATCAGtggaaaaactgaaattaaattttcATATTGCTGAAATTTTGAATTATTTACCTTCACAGAGACCAATGCATTGTCTTCTTTCCGCTCCAGCACATGCACGTTGTGGTCTAACAGATCCACCACATATATATGCCTATACATGAGAAGGAATATCAAAATGAAGAATTTCAGACATTCACAGCATAAATTACCATTTGCATAGCCCTGCTCTTCATTCTTACCTTTTGTCTGGTGAGATATTGATGCCATTGGCAAAGTAATATCCCTCGGAGACCACTTTCACCTCCTCAGGACTGTAGTACACAACATTAGCCCAGGGCTGAGCCAGCAGAGTCTCAACCAAACCTTTAAGGATTTCATTGGTGAAGTAGTGATCATTGGTCGCATAGAAGCTATCAACTCCCACTGCAACAATATCGTTTACACTGGAAAGACAAGATAGTTTTACAAATATTGTTGCAGACTGACCAAAGTTTATGGTAAGTGCAATTTCAATTTGTCACCATACTGTACCTGTGGAGAAGTTCATGTTTGATGGTTTTCAGATGCACCAGGGAGAGATCATCCTCAACAAATCTGAACAGCTCTACTTGGCTTTTGAGTTCAGGATGATTGACAACAAACAGGTATATTGTGTCATCTGAGAAGAAACCAGGAAagcattgtaaaataaaaaatgctggcggtgaatttgtgtgtgtatgttaaggTAGAGGGACATGCATGACTTGGGAATACAGTTGGAGGTCTAAGCTGCTATATTCTGCTGTAGTTACACACATGTTTGAGACTGTTCTTCTGAACTCGTCTGTAGTTTTTCCTCAAAAAAGATGCCCATGCATTTTTCGTACAAATAAACACCACTTTTGATCTTTATTTacttattgtattatatatccacactttatttgaaatgtacTGAAACGCCCAAGATAGTGTAACAATCTTAGCTACTTCCTGCTACAATGTGATTATCACAACAGGTTTCTCCACATActctgtatgcacacacaagcatgtattcacaaaaaaacaaacatagacTGTCTTCAGTAGTTAAACAGTCAGCTGAACTGAAAATTTAATTATTCTTCTCTTGCAAATATACTTGAATTTGTGCTACTAATGTATATCTGTTGATAAATGCAGAATGCTAAATGTTAAATCTGGATCAAATTGACAAAGCAGTAGAAAGCcactggacttttttttttttttaatcttgagACTTGTGTGTGACATGTGTGCAACCGCTTTTAAGTGATCAGTGTTTTTACCACTTGGGTCGGTGTATACACTGATGCCATGAGGGTTGAATGACTCCAGATCAAAGTTTCTTGGCATGCGCAGCTCCACTGGTTTCATCCGAGAATCTTGCATATCGAGGGAGAAAATCTTTCCGGGCACATCTGAGGATGGCAGTCCAGGATACTTCAGACCCTTGAGgtatcaaaaatattttaaattatacagactataaaaaaacattacattttaaattattaagtaaaataaaataaccttTGATCAGGGACAGTGGATTGGAAAGCGGCCTTAGCCCAGATTTAGTGGCATAGCCCTTGTATAAGAGGGTTGTTTTCTCCCCAGTACCAGTACCAGTATAACATGTTTACTTTAAGAGATGCTCGTCAAGTACACATGCAGATAAATCAATAGACCTTTATGGAAAGTTCGTCTGGTTTTGAGTGGGATGGGGAAGGCAGTTTACtcgataattaaaataattgttagaagcagtaacaatgaaatgaatgttaaaCAATGTTAGTTTTCCTTGTCACATTACAACAATGATTAAAGGCCCGGACTGAAATAATGAACTTCATCAAAGTCAAACAGATGGAAGAGAGCTCGGCCATCGGGGTGGTTTTattgacaaaaacaagataACTTTTCTGAGTTGTTTTCTAAGTGTGTTTAACCTTAGCAGTACATTTGGCTGCTCTTGAACTCAAATACTTACAGTGCTGATAAAGGCAAGCCCGTCTCCAAGGATCGTTATATCCTCTGAGCCATAATCTGAAAATACGATAGTGGCGCACAGTTCTTTTCAATGCTCTCGGTTCATGTTCATCTCAagtttttgctgcattttcctTCTGGCGTTACTTACCCAGATTTTTGAGTGCGACACAGTTGGGGAGGTGATTCTGGACCAGCTCCCTTGAAGCGAGGGACATCTTCCTGTAACGTTTTCAACACAGAAGTAACATCAGGGCAGGTGGCCACAACGCGACTTTTTTTCCTacagaaaaaaactcaaacGCAACAAACGCAGAAACATTGCCGTATCGTTTCAACGTTAATGGGGTTGCTTTCTGTTTACCTGAGGTTGATAATCCTCTCTCCTAACAGCATCGACAAGGCCGCTATTACAAGCGAGATGAAGACTAACTTTCCCATTTTGAAATAGCGACAGGCAAATTTTCACAAACAGCTTTAAACTGCCTGAGTGCTGCAGCCGAGCAGCAGAGGCGTGCCTCTACAGGCGCGACTAATGCTGCCTTCAGGGCTGTCGGAAATATGCGAGCAATGCTGTACTTAAAAGTTACTTTTTTACTGATTAACGTTGCCATCTTGTATTCTATGCATTgctacatttccattttaaatgtacaaatacttCAATTACTTGCAATGACATCTTGCACACCTGcttgatgcccccccccccccccccccctctttgtcTTGCAGCTGCAGGACAATGTAGCCCTGTGTTGGTATATCTCTTGGTTCACAAGATAAAACACATGacatttatgtttattgttaaCAATAGGCCCCCAAAAGCAATTGAGCACGAGAAGTTTTTAGTATTTGTGACTTCCAACATATGAGAAGCACCTGAGTGCAGCACGATTGAGTGTGAATGTGGATTTGAACTATAATTTACATAGTGGGTGGGCCATcttcagaaaaatgtacatagACAAACATAGACTAAATGAAAAACGAGAGACCAGTTTACTTTGCAACTGCATCACAAAGGCAgtaacagcaaaacactgcatatccagcagagcagcagtctgGAAAGGCTGTACACAAGAGTATAGACAAAGTGTCTTTTAGGCCATATCCAGCCAGCTGAGCATTGGCTCTACAGCAACTGTTacatattaattatattttattgcacAAAGTGGCAACTAATCATAAATCCAGACAGCAGAGAAGGTGTTAATTTGGACAGAAATCGCACATGTAACATATTCCTCGTGCATTCATTGTAGCCTACAGCCATTGTTGCATCACCACCGGTCAGCTCACAAATAACAAATCAGTATAATGTAAAGAAACTGCGTCCTTACACTCTATTCCATCAAGAAAACGATACCACTTCGATGATATAATTTTAGATTCTGTGCAGGgaaatacataaacatttggcagtgaatgtgttgttgtttttgagtttATTAAATAATGCAATCCCATCGAGGCAGAATCGACGAATTCGTCTCCCAACTGAGAGACACTGTGCGCATTTACGCACGAGGCACCGCAGCATAACTTCATGGACTAGTTAAAACTCCAGAGTTGACAGGATCGGTCAGGATCTAATGTTGAttaatgttctgtgtttttctacacatacaaacagtctcacacacacacacacacacacacacacagagtccaggTTCATACAGGGACATTGTTTGGAGTAACGCAGCCGTCGCCGCCCTCCTGATAAATCCTGAGCTCCATCAGAGCTGTCTTAAAAAACTATTTCAGGAGCTAAAAGTTTCCTCTGGAGAGTCCTGTCAATGCAGTTTTTTTACTAGACCGGAGACAATTCTTACCGGCAACCTTTAACCCTCTGGAAACAACCTGCTTGGTTTGCCCTGAATGTGGTTGACTTCTCTTATTCACACATTTCAGCTGTACACATTTTATGCCTCCAATTCAAAAGACGTATTAAATGATTAAGGACATATGCATTGCACACTGACtttgtgtatgtatgaacaCAAAGATAAAAAGCTGAGGAATCCACTTTGTTATGAACACTCGGTAAATCATTTAGTGccaaaatgaattcattatCAAAGGGAAAGTGCCTTTTGGGTCAAGCTGACTACACTGTTCTGCTTTAAATTCACTCACATATTGCCAATGCGACCAGTCAACAGACGCTATACTCAATAACATGTAGTGCCTGCAAAACCCtgtttaaattgtttatttttgaagttGTTTTCGTAGGTGATGACTCCTcccaacataaaacaaaaagttacaAAATTGTCTATGTAATCAAAATCATGTGTAAGAGacttcataaaaaacaaacatgaacacatacatacacatatagaaGTGAAAGTAACATAAAATTGGCAAACTATTGACCCTGTGATACTCAGCATTGGGTGCATGCAACCTGACAGTAACTGTAGAATATCTACAAAAGTCCAATTAAAGAATTATAGCATCTAACAACTTCAAAACACCAACAACTCCTGCACATTACATCGTGTGCAACCAGCTAGCACTGTTAGGTGGGGGCACACCAGATTCCTGACTCTGTTTTGTGAAGTCGTGTAAAGGTTCACAGTGTAATACAGCAGGATCCCCATCAAACAGTTTCAAGCAAGACTGTATATTTGgaacatacaaaataaatttTATTATCCATTCTCTTCATGTCTACATCTTATTAGAATTTCTAGACAATGGCATTGTCAAATAACACACCCAAATTAATTCTAATAATCCTGACAGGTGCAACAATACATTTCTGTCAAGTCCAGGTGTCAAAATATAACTGAATGTGAAAAGCAATTTAAATCTTCTTCTTTGttattttcaacataaaaaggGGAGCCATGGCCCTGGGCCGCAGTGAGAGCTAGGCAGGACATGGCCATGAGCACACATAAACACGGGTAAGGAAGTGGCTTCAGGGTTGAGCCCCGGTGGCTGCAGGGACTTGTGTGGCCAGAGTGTTGGGAGCAGAGATGACAGGTGATCCAGCAATGTTAGCCAGCGGCTGTGAGGAGGACATTGAGGTGATGCCTAGAAGAGACAGGCGGGCTCATTAATCATTTGGTTATGGTCATATTTACATGTCATCACAATCTCAAATTAGAGTTATAACTTTGATTGCAGCCAAAGAAGCAGTCAGATTGTGATAGAACTTTctttgcagccattttcagatGGTACAATCTGACTCTTACTTTGGCTGCAAATAAGAGATAGTATGTTCTTAAATAGATTATGTGAAAAACACCTTAAAATGTAGAGTATTCCTTTAATCAGGGCTGTTCATTACTTACCGGCCATCATACTTGAGGAGCTGACTGGTGTGGAGCTGGCAGCCATCCCTCCAGGAGTGGCCCCCCTTCCCTGATCTTTAACGATGGGATCTGAGAACAACACATGGATTTGAGCGCCTCATAAAGCTTAATACACGTGTGTTCACACAATCAAGCAGAGAAGCAGACAaggtaataaaaaaacacttacaGAAGTAGGGATGATCCATGGCCTCTCTGGCCGTGAGGCGGGCTTGATGGTCATAGCGCAGCAGTTTGTCCAGGAAGTCTAGAGCCTCTGTGCTGACCAGGTGCTGGTTCTCACTGTGCACAAACCTCTCCCACCTTTTACGGGAGTGTCTAGAGAACAAACAAGGGATCAAGTCTTAATGTGGAGGTGTTCATTGGCCAAAAT harbors:
- the LOC139289854 gene encoding serum paraoxonase/arylesterase 2-like isoform X1 is translated as MGKLVFISLVIAALSMLLGERIINLRKMSLASRELVQNHLPNCVALKNLDYGSEDITILGDGLAFISTGLKYPGLPSSDVPGKIFSLDMQDSRMKPVELRMPRNFDLESFNPHGISVYTDPSDDTIYLFVVNHPELKSQVELFRFVEDDLSLVHLKTIKHELLHSVNDIVAVGVDSFYATNDHYFTNEILKGLVETLLAQPWANVVYYSPEEVKVVSEGYYFANGINISPDKRHIYVVDLLDHNVHVLERKEDNALVSVKSVAVGSLCDNVEVDPETGDLWLGCHPNGWKAFIFDPKDPPGSEVINIQNIHSDQPVVTQVYADDGHVIIGSSVAATYGGKLLIGSVFHKAMCCDLK
- the LOC139289854 gene encoding serum paraoxonase/arylesterase 2-like isoform X2, giving the protein MGKLVFISLVIAALSMLLGERIINLRKMSLASRELVQNHLPNCVALKNLDYGSEDITILGDGLAFISTGLKYPGLPSSDVPGKIFSLDMQDSRMKPVELRMPRNFDLESFNPHGISVYTDPNDTIYLFVVNHPELKSQVELFRFVEDDLSLVHLKTIKHELLHSVNDIVAVGVDSFYATNDHYFTNEILKGLVETLLAQPWANVVYYSPEEVKVVSEGYYFANGINISPDKRHIYVVDLLDHNVHVLERKEDNALVSVKSVAVGSLCDNVEVDPETGDLWLGCHPNGWKAFIFDPKDPPGSEVINIQNIHSDQPVVTQVYADDGHVIIGSSVAATYGGKLLIGSVFHKAMCCDLK